The Novosphingobium terrae genome has a window encoding:
- a CDS encoding chloride channel protein, translated as MAQDYSINPAADTSPKPLGDHSADRRMVMLALAATVAGTGGALGAWVLLRLIALAINLFWYGRVSTATAEIGASPLFSWHAGLWVLAIPVIGSVIVGLMARFGSEKIRGHGIPEAIEAILYGESRLSLKVAILKPLSSAISIGSGGPFGAEGPIIMTGGAIGSLFAQCFRLSAAERKTLLVAGAAAGMTGIFGTPLAAILLAVEVLLFEWKPRSFVPVAIAVLVSFAWRPLLLDHGPLFPLLATSLPSGGAVAGMALALGGVIGLEAALLSSCLYRIEDLFHRLPIHWMWWPALGGVAVGIGGWIDMRVLGAGYGNIQLLLDGAFTLKMIALLLVVKAAVWLVALGSGTSGGVLAPLLILGGATGALLGHFLPGPMGFWAMAGMGAMMSGAMRAPLTGALFAAELTGQFNSLPALMAASIGAYGVSVLVMRRSILTEKIARRGRHILQEYTVDPLDFMQAGQIMTHNPQTLRGSMQLREASAFFAQSAKHRSYPVVDEDQRLLGLVSRSDALRWRVEGASGEQTLAEVVSDASQPFARRQSPIGDVADLMVETGIGRIPIVQDDSARVIGILSRHDLLKARSTTRGAERR; from the coding sequence CAACCTGTTCTGGTATGGCCGCGTCTCCACCGCCACCGCCGAGATCGGGGCCAGCCCCCTGTTTTCATGGCATGCGGGGCTGTGGGTGCTGGCGATCCCGGTCATCGGCAGCGTGATCGTGGGGCTGATGGCGCGCTTCGGTTCCGAGAAAATCCGCGGCCACGGCATTCCCGAAGCCATCGAGGCGATCCTTTATGGCGAGAGCCGCCTGTCGCTGAAGGTGGCGATCCTGAAGCCCCTGTCCTCGGCGATCTCGATCGGCAGCGGCGGGCCTTTCGGCGCCGAGGGGCCGATCATCATGACCGGCGGGGCGATCGGCTCGCTCTTCGCGCAATGCTTCCGCCTGAGCGCCGCCGAGCGCAAGACCCTGCTGGTGGCGGGCGCGGCAGCGGGCATGACCGGCATCTTCGGCACGCCTCTGGCCGCGATCCTGCTGGCGGTGGAGGTGCTGCTGTTCGAATGGAAGCCGCGCAGCTTTGTGCCGGTGGCCATCGCCGTGCTGGTCAGCTTTGCCTGGCGCCCGCTGCTGCTGGACCATGGCCCGCTGTTTCCGCTGCTGGCCACCAGCCTGCCTTCGGGTGGCGCGGTGGCGGGCATGGCGCTGGCACTGGGCGGGGTCATCGGGCTGGAGGCGGCGCTGCTGTCCTCCTGCCTCTATCGCATCGAGGATCTGTTCCACCGCCTGCCCATCCACTGGATGTGGTGGCCCGCGCTGGGCGGCGTGGCCGTGGGGATCGGCGGCTGGATCGACATGCGCGTGCTGGGCGCGGGTTATGGCAACATCCAGCTGCTGCTCGATGGGGCGTTTACGCTGAAGATGATCGCGCTGCTGCTGGTGGTGAAGGCGGCGGTATGGCTGGTGGCGCTGGGCTCTGGCACATCGGGCGGTGTGCTGGCGCCGCTGCTGATTCTGGGCGGGGCGACGGGGGCCTTGCTTGGCCATTTCCTGCCCGGGCCGATGGGCTTCTGGGCCATGGCGGGCATGGGCGCGATGATGAGCGGCGCCATGCGTGCTCCGCTGACCGGCGCCCTGTTCGCCGCCGAGCTGACGGGGCAGTTCAATTCCCTGCCCGCCCTGATGGCCGCCTCCATCGGGGCCTATGGGGTCAGCGTGCTGGTGATGCGCCGCTCGATCCTGACCGAGAAGATCGCCCGGCGCGGGCGGCATATCCTTCAGGAATACACCGTCGATCCGCTGGACTTTATGCAGGCCGGGCAGATCATGACTCACAATCCGCAAACCCTGCGTGGCAGCATGCAACTGCGCGAGGCCTCGGCGTTTTTTGCCCAGAGCGCCAAACACCGCTCCTATCCGGTGGTGGATGAGGATCAGCGCCTGCTGGGGCTGGTCTCGCGTTCGGATGCGCTGCGCTGGCGGGTGGAGGGCGCATCGGGCGAGCAGACGCTGGCCGAGGTGGTGTCCGATGCCTCGCAGCCCTTTGCCCGGCGCCAGAGCCCTATCGGGGACGTGGCCGATCTGATGGTCGAGACCGGGATCGGGCGGATTCCCATCGTGCAGGATGACAGCGCGCGGGTGATCGGCATCCTCTCCCGCCATGATCTGCTGAAGGCACGCAGCACCACGCGGGGCGCCGAACGCCGCTAG